Proteins encoded by one window of Enterobacter hormaechei subsp. xiangfangensis:
- the ada gene encoding bifunctional DNA-binding transcriptional regulator/O6-methylguanine-DNA methyltransferase Ada produces MKNTTYLTDEDRWQAVLVRDPRADNQFVFAVQTTGIYCRPSCRARHALRKNVCFYPDAHQAAQAGFRPCKRCRPDQVDPMAQKKANIALACRLLEQDAALNLEALAQQVAMSPFHFHRLFKSFTGMTPKAWQQAAREQRLRSLLAQGGKITDAVLAAGFPDGSSYYRKADGALGMTAKQYRNGEAAVRYAISDCSLGRCLVAESERGICAILLGDDDAGLTAELLSLFPLAVREPMEGAFAGRVRQVIASVDSRATPLTLPLDIRGTAFQQQVWQALRDIPCGKTASYQQVAKAIGKPNAVRAVAGACGANKLAIVIPCHRVVRNDGALSGYRWGAARKMLLLKREANNPEE; encoded by the coding sequence ATGAAAAACACAACCTATCTTACCGATGAGGATCGCTGGCAGGCCGTACTGGTCCGCGATCCGCGTGCGGATAACCAGTTTGTCTTTGCCGTGCAGACGACCGGCATTTATTGTCGTCCGTCCTGCCGCGCCCGCCACGCGCTGCGTAAAAATGTCTGCTTTTATCCTGATGCTCACCAGGCCGCGCAGGCGGGTTTCCGCCCCTGTAAGCGCTGTAGGCCGGACCAGGTCGACCCTATGGCGCAGAAAAAGGCCAACATTGCGCTGGCCTGTCGACTGCTTGAACAGGATGCCGCGCTGAACCTGGAGGCACTGGCGCAGCAGGTTGCCATGAGTCCGTTCCATTTCCACCGCTTGTTTAAATCCTTCACCGGCATGACGCCGAAAGCATGGCAGCAGGCCGCGCGTGAACAACGCCTGCGCAGCCTGCTTGCACAGGGCGGTAAAATCACCGACGCCGTACTGGCCGCTGGCTTCCCGGACGGCAGCAGCTACTACCGTAAAGCCGATGGCGCGCTGGGCATGACGGCAAAACAGTACCGCAACGGAGAGGCTGCGGTCCGCTATGCCATCAGTGATTGCTCGCTGGGCCGCTGTCTGGTGGCCGAAAGCGAGCGCGGGATCTGCGCAATACTGCTGGGTGATGACGATGCCGGGCTGACGGCTGAACTGCTGTCACTGTTTCCGCTTGCCGTCCGTGAACCGATGGAAGGCGCGTTTGCCGGGCGTGTTCGTCAGGTTATTGCCTCTGTCGACAGCCGCGCGACGCCGCTGACGCTGCCGCTGGATATCCGTGGTACCGCCTTCCAGCAGCAGGTCTGGCAGGCGCTGCGGGATATCCCCTGCGGTAAAACGGCAAGCTATCAGCAGGTGGCGAAGGCCATTGGTAAACCCAATGCCGTACGTGCCGTGGCGGGGGCCTGCGGTGCCAACAAACTGGCGATAGTCATCCCCTGTCACCGCGTGGTGCGTAACGACGGTGCGCTGTCGGGTTATCGCTGGGGAGCAGCGCGTAAGATGCTATTGTTGAAACGTGAGGCGAACAACCCGGAGGAATAA
- the alkB gene encoding DNA oxidative demethylase AlkB: MLDLFADAEPWQESLAPGATILRRFALSRAAALFDGIKAVTARSPFRHMVTPGGYTMSVAMTNCGELGWATNERGYVYAAYDPLTDQPWPPMPEAFQALCHDAAVAAGYPDFRPDACLINRYAVGAKLSLHQDKDEPDLRAPIVSVSLGLPAVFQFGGLRRNDPLKRLMLEHGDVVVWGGESRLFYHGIQPLKPGDHPVAGAFRYNLTFRQAAYRE, translated from the coding sequence ATGCTCGATCTTTTTGCTGATGCTGAACCCTGGCAGGAGTCGCTCGCGCCGGGGGCGACGATCCTGAGACGCTTCGCGCTTTCCCGCGCGGCGGCGCTGTTCGACGGCATTAAAGCCGTCACCGCCCGTTCGCCGTTTCGCCATATGGTTACGCCAGGCGGGTATACCATGTCCGTGGCGATGACCAACTGCGGCGAACTGGGATGGGCGACGAATGAGCGGGGCTATGTATATGCCGCGTACGATCCGCTGACGGATCAGCCGTGGCCGCCGATGCCGGAGGCGTTTCAGGCGCTGTGTCATGATGCCGCCGTGGCGGCCGGCTATCCTGATTTTCGACCCGATGCCTGTCTTATTAACCGCTATGCCGTTGGGGCAAAGCTCTCCTTGCATCAGGATAAGGACGAGCCGGACCTGCGCGCGCCGATTGTCTCGGTATCCCTTGGGCTGCCCGCTGTCTTTCAGTTTGGCGGCCTGCGGCGCAACGACCCGCTCAAACGGCTGATGCTGGAGCATGGCGATGTGGTGGTCTGGGGCGGGGAATCACGGCTTTTTTATCACGGTATTCAGCCGCTTAAACCAGGCGATCACCCGGTGGCGGGGGCGTTTCGCTACAACCTCACGTTCCGCCAGGCAGCGTACAGAGAATAA
- the mgtE gene encoding magnesium transporter, producing MSVLKKNSARQRDQERARLIWLLTTDKAVTSTLLGKLTLAEQYDVGTLADDIAEVGALVAHLPPPDLADTLEALPSEERHALWRLVQDHERGQVLLEASENVWDDLIDEMSDRDILDALQTLDIDEQIYLVQHLPRNLTGRLLASLPAEERARVRQVMHYEKNSVGAIMEFGVITVRPDVTLGTVQRYLRRLGSMPDNTDKLFVTSRDKTLLGELELKTILLNSTQQRVSEVMETEPMVFSPEDDAEKAARTFERDDLVSAAVVDSVGKLMGRLTIDEIVDVVYEETDNDLRALGGISAEDDVHASVGKAVKTRWAWLAINLCTAFVASRVIDGFEHTISQLVALASLMPIVAGIGGNTGNQTITMIVRALALENIQPGNFSWLIFREMGVALINGLVWGGIMGGITWWLYDDMALGGVMMLAMVLNLLVAAMMGVIIPLTMTRLGRDPAVGSSVMITAITDTGGFFIFLGLATIFLL from the coding sequence ATGTCGGTATTAAAGAAAAACAGCGCCAGGCAGCGTGACCAGGAGCGTGCGCGGCTCATCTGGCTCCTGACGACCGATAAAGCGGTCACGTCAACGTTATTGGGTAAGCTAACCCTGGCTGAGCAATATGATGTCGGCACGCTGGCCGACGATATTGCTGAGGTAGGTGCGCTGGTTGCACATTTACCACCTCCGGATCTGGCGGACACCCTGGAGGCATTGCCTTCCGAGGAGCGCCACGCCCTGTGGCGGCTGGTGCAGGATCACGAGCGCGGTCAGGTGCTGCTGGAAGCCTCGGAAAACGTCTGGGATGACCTTATCGATGAGATGAGCGACCGGGACATTCTTGACGCACTGCAAACGCTGGATATCGATGAGCAGATTTACCTCGTTCAGCATCTTCCGCGCAACCTGACCGGACGCCTGCTGGCTTCCCTGCCTGCCGAAGAGCGGGCGCGCGTGCGTCAGGTGATGCACTACGAGAAAAACAGCGTCGGCGCGATCATGGAGTTTGGCGTCATCACCGTGCGTCCGGACGTCACCCTGGGGACGGTGCAGCGCTATCTTCGTCGCCTGGGCAGTATGCCGGACAACACCGATAAACTGTTCGTCACCTCGCGGGATAAAACCCTGCTCGGGGAGCTGGAGCTGAAAACGATCCTGCTGAACAGCACCCAGCAGCGGGTGAGTGAGGTCATGGAAACCGAGCCGATGGTCTTCTCGCCGGAAGACGATGCCGAAAAAGCGGCGCGTACTTTCGAACGTGATGACCTGGTGAGCGCGGCGGTGGTGGATTCGGTGGGCAAGCTGATGGGGCGTCTGACCATCGATGAGATCGTTGACGTGGTCTATGAAGAGACCGATAACGACCTGCGTGCCCTTGGCGGGATCAGTGCCGAAGACGATGTTCATGCCTCCGTCGGCAAGGCCGTCAAAACCCGCTGGGCGTGGCTCGCCATCAATTTATGCACCGCGTTCGTGGCGTCCCGCGTTATTGACGGCTTCGAACATACCATTTCCCAGCTGGTGGCCCTGGCGTCGCTGATGCCGATTGTGGCGGGGATCGGCGGGAACACCGGCAACCAGACTATCACCATGATCGTTCGCGCCCTGGCGCTGGAAAACATTCAGCCGGGTAATTTTTCGTGGCTGATTTTCAGGGAGATGGGCGTCGCGCTGATTAACGGCCTGGTCTGGGGCGGCATCATGGGCGGTATTACCTGGTGGCTGTACGATGATATGGCGCTGGGCGGGGTCATGATGCTGGCGATGGTGCTGAACCTGCTGGTGGCGGCGATGATGGGCGTGATTATCCCATTGACGATGACCCGGCTGGGGCGCGACCCCGCGGTGGGGTCGAGCGTGATGATCACCGCCATTACCGATACCGGCGGTTTCTTTATTTTTCTTGGACTGGCGACGATTTTTCTTCTGTAG
- the rcsB gene encoding response regulator transcription factor RcsB → MNNMNVIIADDHPIVLFGIRKSLEQIEWVNVVGEFEDSTALINNLPKLDAHVLITDLSMPGDKYGDGITLIKYIKRHFPDISIIVLTMNNNPAILSAVLDLDIEGIVLKQGAPTDLPKALAALQKGKKFTPESVSRLLEKISAGGYGDKRLSPKESEVLRLFAEGFLVTEIAKKLNRSIKTISSQKKSAMMKLGVDNDIALLNYLSSVTLSATDKD, encoded by the coding sequence ATGAACAATATGAACGTAATTATTGCCGATGACCATCCGATTGTACTGTTCGGTATTCGCAAATCACTTGAACAGATCGAGTGGGTGAATGTAGTCGGTGAATTTGAAGATTCCACAGCCCTCATTAACAACCTGCCTAAACTTGATGCGCACGTGCTCATTACCGATCTCTCCATGCCTGGAGATAAATACGGTGATGGGATCACGCTCATCAAATACATTAAACGCCACTTCCCGGACATTTCGATCATTGTTCTGACCATGAACAATAACCCGGCGATCCTGAGCGCCGTTCTGGATCTCGATATTGAAGGGATTGTGCTGAAACAAGGCGCACCTACCGATCTTCCAAAAGCGCTGGCGGCGCTACAGAAAGGGAAGAAATTCACTCCTGAGAGCGTCTCACGCCTGCTTGAAAAAATCAGCGCGGGTGGTTATGGCGACAAGCGTCTCTCGCCTAAAGAGAGTGAAGTTCTGCGTCTGTTCGCTGAAGGTTTCCTGGTCACTGAAATCGCCAAGAAGCTGAACCGCAGTATTAAAACCATCAGTAGCCAGAAAAAATCCGCGATGATGAAGCTGGGTGTGGATAACGATATCGCCCTGCTGAACTATCTCTCTTCCGTGACGCTGAGCGCAACGGACAAAGACTGA
- the rcsD gene encoding phosphotransferase RcsD: MSQTETTAPSKFSLLPGSITRFFLLLIVVLLVTMGVMIQSAVNTWLKDKSYQIVDITHAVHKRIDTWRYATWQIYDNIAAAPATSSGEGLQETRLKQDVYYLEKPQRKTEALIFGSHDSATLEMTQRISSYLDTLWGAETVPWSMYYLNGQDNSMILISTLPLKDLSSGFKETTVGSIVDSRRAEMLQQANALDERESFSSLRRLAWQNGHYFTLRTTFNQPGHLATVVAFDLPINDLIPPDMPLDSFRLEPDNSTQNMRSPSDKEGADSVAISFNGSKIEIASSLNSTGMRLVWQVPFGTLMLDTLQNILLPLLLNIGLLALALFGYSTFRFQSGRQSDSTSVSAGTSNELRILRALNEEIISVLPLGVLVHDQEANRTVMSNKIADHLLPHLNLQNITAMADQHQGVIQATINNELYEIRQFRSQVASRTQIFIIRDQDREVLVNKKLKQAQRLYEKNQHGRAAFMQNIGDAFKQPLKSLATQIADLSTPESRQLSSQADSLVRLVDEIQLANMLENDIWKGTPTLFSIQDLIDEVVPEVLPVIKRKGLQLLINNHLPANDERHGDRDALRRILMMLIQYAVTTTQIGKITLEVSTDESTDDRLTFRILDTGEGVTVSEIDNLHFPFLNDTQRDHYGKANALTFWLCDQLARKLGGHLNIKARESLGTRYSLHVKMAANPQEEDEERLLDDVVVMVDVTSSEIRNIVVRQLENWGASCITPDERLASQEFDLFLTDNPSNLTASGLLLSDDEPGVRKIGPGQLRVNFNMSNAMQEAVLQLIEENLAQEEILESPLGGDENAELHASGYYSLFVDTVPDDVKRLYTESAAQDFAALAQTAHRLKGVFAMLNLVPGKQLCETLEHLIREKDASGIEKYISDIDAYVKSLL; encoded by the coding sequence ATGAGTCAGACTGAAACTACCGCCCCGAGCAAATTCTCCCTTCTACCGGGCAGCATCACCCGTTTCTTTCTTCTGTTGATCGTTGTGCTGTTAGTCACAATGGGAGTGATGATCCAGAGCGCCGTTAACACCTGGCTTAAAGATAAAAGCTATCAAATCGTCGATATCACCCATGCGGTGCATAAACGCATTGATACGTGGCGCTATGCGACCTGGCAAATCTACGACAATATCGCTGCCGCGCCTGCCACCTCGTCAGGCGAAGGGTTGCAGGAAACGCGCCTTAAGCAGGATGTGTATTACCTTGAAAAACCGCAGCGCAAGACGGAAGCCCTGATTTTCGGCTCGCACGACAGCGCAACGCTTGAGATGACGCAGCGGATCTCCTCCTATCTGGACACCCTGTGGGGCGCCGAGACCGTACCGTGGTCAATGTATTACCTGAACGGTCAGGACAACAGCATGATCCTGATCTCAACCCTGCCGCTTAAGGATCTCTCGTCGGGCTTTAAAGAGACCACCGTTGGCAGTATTGTCGATTCCCGTCGGGCAGAAATGCTGCAACAGGCCAACGCGCTGGACGAGCGCGAAAGTTTCTCGTCATTACGCCGTCTTGCCTGGCAGAATGGTCACTACTTTACGCTGCGAACCACCTTTAACCAGCCGGGCCATCTGGCGACCGTGGTTGCCTTCGACCTGCCGATTAACGATCTCATCCCACCGGATATGCCGCTGGACAGCTTCCGTCTGGAGCCAGACAATAGCACCCAAAATATGCGCTCGCCGTCGGATAAAGAAGGCGCGGACAGCGTAGCGATCTCATTTAATGGCTCAAAGATTGAGATTGCCTCATCGCTCAACTCAACCGGTATGCGTCTGGTGTGGCAGGTGCCTTTTGGCACCCTGATGCTTGATACTCTGCAAAACATTCTGCTGCCGCTGCTGCTGAATATCGGCCTGCTGGCGCTGGCGCTGTTTGGTTACAGCACCTTCCGTTTCCAGTCGGGCCGCCAGAGCGACTCGACGTCGGTATCAGCCGGGACCAGCAACGAGCTGCGCATTCTTCGTGCCCTGAATGAAGAGATTATTTCCGTGCTGCCGCTTGGGGTGCTCGTTCACGATCAGGAGGCAAACCGCACGGTAATGAGCAATAAAATTGCCGATCACCTTCTGCCGCATCTTAACCTGCAAAATATTACGGCCATGGCGGACCAGCATCAGGGTGTCATCCAGGCCACCATTAATAATGAACTGTATGAGATCCGTCAGTTCCGCAGTCAGGTCGCGTCGCGCACGCAAATCTTCATCATTCGCGATCAGGATCGCGAAGTGCTGGTGAATAAAAAGCTCAAGCAGGCGCAAAGACTGTACGAGAAAAACCAGCATGGCCGCGCCGCGTTTATGCAAAATATTGGCGATGCCTTTAAACAGCCGTTGAAGTCACTCGCCACGCAGATTGCTGATCTGAGCACGCCAGAAAGCCGACAGCTAAGCAGCCAGGCCGATTCACTGGTTCGTCTGGTGGACGAAATCCAGCTTGCGAACATGCTGGAGAATGACATCTGGAAGGGCACCCCTACGCTCTTCTCCATCCAGGACCTGATTGATGAGGTGGTGCCGGAAGTCCTGCCGGTGATCAAGCGCAAGGGACTCCAGCTGCTGATCAACAACCATTTACCGGCCAACGACGAACGTCATGGCGATCGCGATGCCCTGCGTCGCATCCTGATGATGTTGATTCAGTATGCCGTCACCACGACGCAGATCGGCAAGATCACCCTTGAAGTCAGCACCGATGAGTCCACCGACGATCGTCTGACGTTCCGCATCCTGGATACGGGCGAAGGCGTGACCGTGAGCGAAATTGATAACCTGCACTTCCCGTTCCTGAACGATACCCAGCGCGACCACTACGGTAAGGCGAATGCCCTCACCTTCTGGCTTTGCGATCAGCTGGCGCGTAAGCTGGGCGGTCATCTGAACATTAAGGCGCGCGAATCCCTCGGCACCCGCTACTCTTTACACGTTAAAATGGCGGCGAATCCACAGGAAGAGGATGAAGAGCGTCTGCTGGACGATGTGGTGGTGATGGTGGATGTGACCTCCAGTGAGATCCGAAATATCGTCGTACGTCAGCTGGAAAACTGGGGTGCGTCCTGCATTACCCCGGACGAAAGGCTCGCGAGTCAAGAATTTGATCTATTTTTAACTGATAATCCGTCTAATCTTACTGCCTCAGGCTTGCTTTTAAGCGATGATGAGCCAGGCGTGCGGAAAATCGGCCCTGGGCAGCTGCGCGTCAACTTTAATATGAGCAATGCAATGCAGGAAGCTGTATTACAACTGATTGAAGAGAATCTGGCGCAGGAAGAGATCCTGGAGTCACCGTTAGGCGGCGATGAAAATGCCGAACTCCATGCCAGCGGATATTATTCGCTCTTCGTTGATACAGTACCAGATGATGTTAAGCGGTTGTATACTGAGTCCGCTGCGCAGGATTTTGCAGCGCTGGCACAGACAGCACACCGGCTTAAAGGGGTGTTTGCCATGCTTAATCTGGTTCCCGGCAAGCAGTTATGTGAAACGCTGGAACATCTAATTCGTGAGAAAGATGCCTCTGGCATTGAAAAATACATCAGCGACATTGACGCTTACGTCAAGAGCTTGCTGTAG
- a CDS encoding multidrug ABC transporter permease/ATP-binding protein, with the protein MQLLLLVWRQYRWPFIAVMALSLASAALGIGLIAFINVRLIEMVDTSLSVLPEFLGLLLLLMAVTLGSQLALTALGHHFVFRLRSEFIKRILDTQVERIEQLGSASLLAGLTSDVRAITIAFVRLPELVQGIILTFGSAAYLAWLSSKMLAVTALWIVITIWGGFLLVSRVYKHMAVLRETEDKLYNDYQTVLEGRKELTLNRERAEHIFNHLYIPDAHEYRHHIIRADTFHLSAVNWSNIMMLGAIGLVFWMANSLGWANTNVAATYSLTLLFLRTPLLSAVGALPTLLSAQVAFNKLKKFDLAPFKAEFPRPQAFPNWQTLELRNVTFRYQDNAFSVGPINLTIHRGELLFLIGGNGSGKSTLAMLLTGLYQPQSGEILLDGKALSAEKPEDYRKLFSAVFTDVWLFDRLLGPEGQQADPALVEKWLAHLQMSHKLELQDGKILNLKLSKGQKKRVALLLALAEERDIILLDEWAADQDPHFRREFYQVLLPLMQAMGKTIFAISHDDHYFIHADRLLEMRDGKLSELTGDERDAASRDAVARTA; encoded by the coding sequence ATGCAACTACTTCTTCTTGTCTGGCGGCAGTATCGCTGGCCTTTTATCGCGGTGATGGCGTTAAGCCTTGCCAGCGCGGCGCTGGGGATCGGCCTGATTGCCTTCATTAACGTGCGTTTGATCGAAATGGTCGACACGTCACTCTCCGTCCTGCCGGAATTTCTGGGTTTACTGCTGCTGCTGATGGCAGTCACGCTCGGGTCACAGCTGGCGCTGACCGCGCTCGGCCACCACTTCGTTTTCCGTCTGCGCAGTGAGTTCATCAAACGGATCCTTGATACTCAAGTGGAACGCATCGAACAGCTGGGAAGTGCTTCTCTGCTGGCGGGGCTGACCAGCGATGTGCGCGCCATTACCATCGCCTTTGTGCGCCTGCCGGAGCTGGTGCAGGGGATCATCCTGACCTTTGGCTCGGCAGCCTATCTCGCCTGGCTCTCCAGCAAAATGCTGGCGGTAACGGCGCTGTGGATTGTTATTACCATCTGGGGCGGGTTCCTGCTGGTATCACGCGTCTATAAGCACATGGCGGTGCTGCGCGAAACGGAAGACAAGCTCTATAACGATTACCAGACGGTGCTGGAAGGGCGTAAAGAGCTGACGCTGAACCGCGAGCGCGCCGAACATATCTTCAACCATCTCTATATCCCGGATGCGCACGAATATCGTCATCACATTATTCGCGCCGATACGTTCCACCTGAGCGCTGTGAACTGGTCCAACATCATGATGCTGGGCGCGATTGGCCTGGTGTTCTGGATGGCGAACAGCCTGGGGTGGGCGAATACCAACGTGGCGGCAACCTACTCCCTGACGCTGCTGTTTTTACGCACGCCGCTGCTGTCGGCCGTTGGCGCACTGCCGACGCTGCTGAGCGCACAGGTGGCCTTCAACAAGCTGAAGAAGTTCGACCTTGCGCCGTTTAAGGCTGAGTTCCCGCGCCCGCAGGCCTTCCCGAACTGGCAAACGCTGGAGCTGCGTAACGTTACCTTCCGCTATCAGGATAACGCCTTCTCAGTGGGGCCGATCAACCTGACCATTCACCGCGGCGAACTGCTGTTCCTGATCGGCGGTAACGGCAGCGGCAAATCCACGCTGGCGATGCTGCTGACGGGCCTCTACCAGCCGCAGTCGGGTGAAATTTTGCTGGATGGTAAAGCGCTGAGCGCGGAGAAACCGGAGGACTACCGCAAGCTCTTCTCGGCGGTATTTACCGACGTCTGGCTGTTCGACCGGCTGCTGGGACCGGAAGGGCAGCAGGCGGATCCGGCGCTGGTGGAGAAGTGGCTTGCGCACCTGCAAATGTCGCACAAGCTGGAGCTTCAGGATGGCAAAATCCTGAATCTCAAGCTGTCGAAAGGGCAGAAGAAGCGCGTGGCGCTGCTGCTGGCGCTGGCCGAAGAGCGCGACATCATCCTTCTGGATGAATGGGCCGCCGATCAGGACCCGCACTTCCGTCGCGAGTTTTATCAGGTCCTGCTGCCGCTGATGCAGGCGATGGGAAAAACCATTTTTGCCATCAGCCATGACGATCACTACTTCATTCACGCCGACCGTCTGCTGGAGATGCGCGACGGCAAGCTGAGCGAGCTGACCGGCGATGAGCGCGATGCGGCGTCACGGGACGCGGTGGCGCGTACGGCCTGA
- the apbE gene encoding FAD:protein FMN transferase ApbE — protein MDMTFLRASVLATFLLLTACDSSTQPAKIDVPAATVLEGKTMGTFWRVSVMDIDKSCAEELRGKIQAQLDADDQLLSTYKNDSALMRFNRSSSTSLWPVSEAMADIVTESMRVGYKTNGAMDVTVGPLVNLWGFGPNKQPVTTPDQAAIDDARARTGLQHLAVISQYGQQYLQKDIPDLFVDLSTVGEGYAADHLAALMAQEGIPRYLVSVGGALVSRGMNASGRPWRVAIQKPTDQQNAVQAIVDINGHGISTSGSYRNYYELDGKRISHVIDPQTGRPITHNLVSVTVIAPTALEADAWDTGLMVLGTEKAKEVVRQEGLAVYMITKEADGFKTWSSPQFNSFLVSEKN, from the coding sequence ATGGATATGACTTTTTTACGCGCCAGCGTTCTGGCGACTTTTTTACTCCTGACCGCGTGTGACTCTTCCACACAGCCCGCAAAAATCGACGTACCCGCCGCGACGGTGCTGGAAGGGAAAACCATGGGGACCTTCTGGCGCGTCAGCGTGATGGATATTGATAAATCCTGCGCTGAAGAATTACGCGGTAAAATTCAGGCGCAGCTGGATGCCGACGATCAGCTACTCTCTACCTATAAAAATGACTCAGCGCTGATGCGTTTCAATCGCTCCAGCAGCACCTCGCTGTGGCCGGTGAGCGAAGCGATGGCCGATATCGTCACGGAATCGATGCGCGTGGGCTACAAAACCAACGGCGCAATGGATGTGACCGTGGGGCCGCTGGTGAACCTGTGGGGATTTGGCCCCAACAAGCAGCCGGTGACTACACCCGATCAAGCCGCCATCGACGACGCCCGCGCCCGTACAGGGTTACAGCATCTGGCGGTGATCTCCCAGTACGGTCAGCAATACCTGCAAAAAGATATTCCCGACCTGTTTGTCGATCTCTCCACGGTAGGCGAGGGGTATGCTGCGGATCATCTCGCGGCCCTGATGGCGCAGGAAGGCATTCCGCGTTATCTGGTTTCCGTCGGGGGCGCGCTCGTCAGCCGGGGCATGAACGCCAGCGGCAGGCCGTGGCGAGTGGCCATCCAAAAACCAACCGATCAGCAGAACGCGGTGCAGGCGATTGTCGACATCAACGGGCACGGTATAAGCACCTCCGGAAGCTACCGCAACTATTACGAGCTGGATGGCAAACGTATCTCGCACGTGATTGATCCGCAAACCGGACGCCCGATTACCCATAACCTGGTGTCCGTGACGGTGATAGCCCCAACCGCGCTGGAAGCGGATGCCTGGGATACCGGATTGATGGTGCTCGGCACGGAGAAGGCCAAAGAGGTGGTGCGTCAGGAAGGGCTGGCCGTCTATATGATCACCAAAGAGGCTGACGGATTTAAAACCTGGAGTTCGCCGCAGTTCAATAGCTTCCTGGTGAGCGAAAAAAATTAA
- a CDS encoding porin OmpC, with translation MKVKVLSLLVPALLVAGAANAAEIYNKDGNKLDLYGKVDGLHYFSDDDSADGDQTYMRLGFKGETQVNDQLTGYGQWEYQIQGNSGENENNSWTRVAFAGLKFADAGSFDYGRNYGVVYDVTSWTDVLPEFGGDTYGSDNFMQQRGNGFATYRNQDFFGLVDGLNFALQYQGKNGSASGEGQTNNGREALRQNGDGYGGSLTYDLGEGFAIGTAVTSSKRTADQNAARYYGEGDRAETYTGGLKYDANNIYLAAQYTQTYNATRAGDLGWANKAQNFEVVAQYQFDFGLRPSVAYLQSKGKDLENGYGDQDLLKYVDVGATYYFNKNMSTYVDYKINLVDENDFTRAAGIGTDDIVALGLVYQF, from the coding sequence ATGAAAGTTAAAGTACTGTCCCTCCTGGTACCAGCTCTGCTGGTGGCAGGCGCAGCAAATGCGGCTGAAATTTATAACAAAGACGGCAACAAATTAGATCTGTACGGTAAAGTGGATGGCCTGCACTATTTCTCTGATGACGACAGTGCAGACGGCGACCAGACCTACATGCGTCTAGGCTTCAAAGGCGAAACTCAGGTTAACGACCAGCTGACCGGTTACGGCCAGTGGGAATACCAGATCCAGGGTAACTCTGGTGAGAACGAAAACAACTCATGGACGCGTGTGGCGTTCGCAGGTCTTAAATTCGCTGATGCGGGTTCATTCGACTATGGTCGTAACTACGGCGTTGTTTACGATGTAACTTCCTGGACCGACGTTCTGCCGGAATTCGGCGGCGATACCTACGGTTCTGACAACTTCATGCAGCAGCGTGGTAACGGCTTCGCGACCTACCGTAACCAGGACTTCTTCGGTCTGGTTGATGGTCTGAACTTCGCGTTGCAGTACCAGGGTAAAAACGGCAGCGCAAGCGGCGAAGGCCAGACCAACAACGGTCGTGAGGCACTGCGTCAGAACGGTGATGGCTACGGCGGCTCTCTGACCTATGATCTGGGCGAAGGCTTCGCTATCGGTACGGCAGTCACCAGTTCTAAACGTACTGCTGACCAGAACGCTGCGCGCTACTACGGTGAAGGCGATCGCGCAGAGACCTACACCGGTGGTCTGAAATACGACGCGAACAACATCTACCTGGCTGCACAGTATACTCAGACTTACAACGCGACCCGTGCGGGCGACCTGGGCTGGGCTAACAAAGCGCAGAACTTCGAAGTGGTTGCGCAGTATCAGTTTGACTTCGGTCTGCGTCCATCCGTGGCGTACCTGCAATCTAAAGGTAAGGACCTGGAAAACGGCTACGGCGACCAGGATCTGCTGAAATATGTTGATGTTGGCGCGACTTACTACTTCAACAAAAACATGTCCACCTACGTTGATTACAAAATCAACCTGGTTGATGAGAACGACTTCACTCGCGCAGCAGGTATCGGTACTGACGATATCGTCGCGCTGGGTCTGGTTTACCAGTTCTAA